The Panicum virgatum strain AP13 chromosome 3N, P.virgatum_v5, whole genome shotgun sequence genome includes the window CACGTGCACGCCGGAGCGGCCAAAGGAACACCGTACCACGCAGCACGCACTGTTTAATTTCTTGCTCCCATCCGATCCTCTAGCTAGCTGCTCGATCGATCTCTTCATTTCCCTCCTCTGATCCGCCGATCAGCTAGCATCCATGGAGCAAATGCTCCACCAGACCCCGTCCCACTCGTCGTCGATCCCCGACGGCTTCGTCCTGCCGGCCGACCACCTCCGTCCGGCGACCGCCGCCGGTGTTGTCTCCCTGCCCGTCGTCGACATGTCCCACGGCCGTGACGAGGTTCGCCGCGCTATCCTCGACGCCGGCAAGGAGCACGGCTTCTTCCAGGTGGCGAACCATGGCGTCCCCGAGCAGTTGCTGCGGGACATGGAGGCGGTGTGCCACGAGTTCTTCCAGCTGCCCGCGGCGGACAAGGCGGAGTTCTACTCGGAGGACAGGAGCAAGCCCAACCGGCTCTTCTCCGGCTCCAGCTACGAGACCCTCGGCGAGAGGTACTGGCGCgactgcctccgcctcgcctaCCCCTTGCCCGCCGGCGACACCAAGGACTGGCCACACAAGCAGCCACAGAGGCTCCGGTACGGTGATCATTTTCCCTAGACAGATTAGCTGCTCTAGCTAGCAGCTTTGATCAGCTGACTGATTTGCCTTACTTGTTCATGCACATCATCGATCAGGAAGGTTGTCGGGAACTACACCGCGCTGGCAAGAGGCCTGGCCATGGAGATACTGCGCCTGCTCTGCGAGGGCATGGGCCTCCGGCCGGACTACTTCGTCGGGGACATCAGCGGCAGCCGCGTGGCCGTCGACATCAACCACTACCCGCCGTGCCCGGACCCGAGCAGGACGCTGGGCCTGCCGCCGCACTGCGACCGGGACCTCATCACcatcctcctccccggcgcggTCCCCGGCCTCGAGGTCACCTACAAGGGCGACTGGATCAAGGTCCAGCCCGTGCCCAACTCCTTCGTCGTCAACTTCGGCCTGCAGCTCGAGGTAAGAGATGACCGCATCTTCCGGTTGCTTCGAATTGTTCTTTCTTGTTGTTCTGGTCCGCACTCTGCACGCAGGTTGTGACCAACGGGATGCTCAGGAGCGTGGAGCACCGCGCGGCCACcaactcggcggcggcgcggatgtcGGTGGCGACGTTCATCGTGCCGGCCGATGACTGCGTCATCGGCCCCGCGGAGGAGTTCGTCGGCGAGGGCAGGCCGCCGTGCTACCGCACCCTCAGGTTCGCCGACTTCAAGCGGATGCACAACGTCGTCAACCTGGGGTCATCGCTCAACCAGATCACTAACATCAAGAGCAACCAGGAGTAGGTGGACCTAGTGGGCCTTTTGGTCCAGCCACTAGCCTAGCAGCAGGGTGGGCCAGGCACTCGGGCTATTCAGCCCATCGCCCCGTTCTCGGCCCAGCAGGTAGTAAGAACAGAGTTTCCTATTTCTTCTTAGGTAATGGAATATAAATATTATAGACGGTataaaaacaaggataacttgACACAGAAAAATCTCTAAAAAATATGAATATCTCTATGGTCATCTTCTTCAAACAGTCAAAACCCCTTTTGCCCCTATGACCATGATGGAAAGGAAGTTCATTAGAGGCAATAATCTTGATATATAATAACTACATCTAAAAGTCTCTGACGACTGAGATCTGACTATCGGATCAGATTATTTTACAAGTGGAGTGAATTCTTATCTCGAGCTGCAGTACCAGTACATGGCGGTTGGTTGATGTGTATGATCACCACtcgttttttaaaaaaaacgagTCGTTTGGGAGTTGGGACACATGAAATTCAAAGGGTAGTTCGAGAAGCTCCGGCTCCTCTGCCACGGCAGCTGAAGCCACCCCGGCCGTTTGGTGGatccggagccggagccgaagCTCCACCTCACACGCCATCCCACGTTCACACCACTTGCCGACAACAACGCTGAGCTCTGTGATAGTATAAAACTTGAATTTTACTCTTAGTCAACTCTTCTAGGTGCTGATCTTTAGCGCTGACTTTTGTGAACAAATGGTCTTGGGGTAATCAGAATAAGGTGCCCCTCGAGGTCTCTGCGCTCTCTTACAGCTAGTTGCTTTTGAGCAACCCGAGTAACCGAGTATGATTTCTTTGGTTGCGACTTGCAAGTGGCAATTTTGTTTAAGCATTGACTCGTGAGTCACGAGTTCTGTGAGAATAATATTTTTCCTTTAGCCGTAAACGGCAAGCAGTTGTGATTATTACAATgccaaagaaaaaagagagaaagccTTGGCGAATAGCAATAGAAGCATTCATAACAAACCCTGTAGTTCAACACAATGCAATGTTAGCCCTCTAGAGAAAATTAGCAACCTAAAATAATTACAGTATATAAGCTAACCGACGTCAGAGTACTGTATTGACGATAAAGATTTCAGTTCAACGAACACATGGACCGACAGCAAAAACAAGACTGTCACCTTGCTTCATCTCCAACTGACATGAGTGCCTGCAAAACAGTGCTCATGTTGGGGCGCTTGCCTCTATCTTCCTCCAGGCATGAAATGGCGATCTTAAGCATCGCCTTGGCTTGCACATGATCAAATTCACCCTTCAGTCGATGGTCGATGAGATCCTTCACCCATCTTTCCTGCTCGCCGTTTTCCATCTTCTCATGGATTGCCTTAGCAACCATCCTAGTATCCATGTCAGCAAACTTAACCCCATGGACCACCCATTCTGAAATCCTAACCCCTTTCACCAGCTCAAGTAGCACCACTCCATAGCTATACACATCAACCTTTTCTGTGATCGGCAAGCTAGATGACACCCACTCTGGGGCCATGTACCCTCTGGTTCCCCTAATCCGGGACAGATCCGCATCGGAACCGTCTCGGTTCAGCAGTTTCGCCAACCCGAAATCGGTTATCTTAGGCCCCAAATCCTTGTCCAGAAGTATGTTCTCAGGCTTCATGTCACAGTGGATGATCCATTCCAAGCACTCACTATGAAGGTATGCTAGTCCTTTTGCGACGCCTAAAGCGATCTGAAAACGTTGATTCCAATCAAGAACAGTGTCCGATGCCTTCTCCATGTCAAACAGCATCTCTGCAAGTGACCCATTTTCAATGTGTTCAGAGACCAGAATCCTGTGTTTTCCCTCAGAGCAGCACCCCCACATCCTGACCAAGTTCATGTGGTAGATCCTTCCTATCACACTCAGCTCGGACTGGAACTCTTGCTCACTCTGGCTCACGTTCTTGAGCACCTTGACGGCCACTACCCTGTCGTCCTCCAGGATCCCCTTGTAAACGACGCCGGAGCCGCCTCTGCCGATGACGTCGGTGAAGTTGCCGGTGGCTCTCTTGATCTCCGAGTAGGTGTATGTAACACCCCTCAATTAGCCCTCAATTAGGAGTCTTAAACGAAATTTGAAGATTCAAATGGAGTCAAAAATATCAAGCCCACGTGTAGCTTGCTCCCTCTCTCCCGTGCGTGCTCACCGTGGCCAAATTGGCCACGGCGCCGCTCGCGCACGCCGagcgccacgcgcccccgccatgCCGTGCCGTCCCCTCCTTCCGCTGCATCGGCCACGTTGATGCTCGCCCCGCCCATAGCGTCGCCGTCTGGTCTTGCGCTGGCCAGAACGGCCACGCCGCTACCGCTCGccatggccccgccgccgccggcctgagccgcgccgccgcctcctctgcttagCACGCCGCCGCTAGGGCCCTCCAGCCGCTGGCCACCCCGCCGCCCTGGGTCGCGCGTGTGGGCCCCACcgcgcgctgctgctgcgccgccgcgcgggccgccgccggtcgccgccgccgcaggccgcttGGCCCTgcgcctgggcgccgccgcgcgctgcggTTTGCGTGGCCGAGCGGGGAAGAAACCCctcccactgaccagtgggACCCGCTGGTCAGTGGATAAGGGGggagttttatttattttgtgtttTATTTCGGCTGTaatttgtaaattccatataaattcAAAGAAAAACGCGAAAAATGTGAAATAAATTGTGTTGgatttgttagagtaagatctatAGAGGAACCCCATGCAGCGTGCAACTCTAGCACTTCCTCCTGACAGGCCTCACTATATTGCATTGCTGTTTAGCTCGAGTAGAGCTGCTGTACTGCTAGCTAGCTTCAATACAAGATAAGATAAGCTAAACTGGGCATGATCAGAACTTGTGCATTCAGAGTCGAAAACCCCGAACATCATGAAATGGCTTTATTAGCTGCATATTGCCGTTATCTTTATGCCTTATGATTGGATGTTCTGCACATAGGTTGATCTGCATACCTGTTGTAGAACCAGGCTTTTAGGTACTCAGATTTTTATCACCAgtaatattttatatatatatatacttaaaCGGATAGGTGACAAACTTGATGGGTTCATAATGTCCACACTCACTTAACAAAAGTGTGTGAGTTCAGGAGATTACCATAATGAGGCTTGTTCCACTTAAAAAAAAATGTGTGGAGCTCAAATATGTCAGTCTCAAATTAGATGAATATCAACTTGTAATCTCGTGTCCCCTATATCTTCCAACTATTAAAAATACAATACATATCTGTTCGGTTCTGGGcaactaatatttttttttcttttccctctcgtgcatgcatgcattataTCGTGCATACTATTATGTTTTGACTGTTTGTTAGTATTTCCGTATAAATTTCTTTGTACCATGTACATCTCACTTTCGGTAATTTCAGGCCTTATGTCGTTAGGGAAGTAGAAAAATAAATGCGTGTGTTTGAACAAaacctatctactggttcaaaCAATAGACGTGCGAAGTGAGTCTAGTAGTATGGTCGGTGTTTCTCGTTTCTAAGGTTAGAATCTTTTGACCGATTTTGTCTTCTTTGATAGTTAAAGTAGGAATGTTATCGTTAAGTGAAAACCTcggttgattttttttagaaggCCTTTTGTTCCGTAAATGGTTAATCTTATCCTATCTGTGGCTTAATGACCATTCCCATTTATTCAGCTATTGCTATTTTTTCCACAATTGGTCAATATCAATTTGAGATCGTACATCCTCATTTCTGGGCCATTCATTCAAATGCTCAAAGATAATTCATCCTGGCTATTCTTGATGACTACACACATCCTGTTGTTCTTGTAGTGTTGATATTCGTTTATATCGATCGCCTTGATTCCTATACCTAATATGGATTCACTTGCATTCTTGCTCGAATCAATGTGAATAAGTTAAAGATTTTAATCACCTGCATTATAGTCATCCTGCAGGAATGAGGTCGCACGTTTGTTGCATTACATCGTCTTGCATTGTTGGGTCGTGCTAGGCTACTGCATGATCATGGGAGACATTAGTGGTAGTTCGGCTGACTATGTGTGTTCGTGCTTTTGAGTACGTTCTCTGGTTTCTTCCAACTTCTATAATCTCTTTCGATCCATTTGTGTTATTCGGGGTGCTGTTATTGATTCTTAGGCGGTGGAGATTTGTCCCATGACCTCtagtgccgcgacggaacctagggcctcgcgTGTGTGGCCACCATGCGATTGTGCTACTAGGTGCGCGCTGGTGCTTGAGTGCATGTGGACGAAACTACATCGCCAATTCTTTTTGTGAAATCTTTGGAATCATTTTTCTCTGGTTTGatcttttaagggggtaggccctAGACAAATAACAACACGAACGAGTTGTTTAGGTTTGAGTTTCTGGGTATTGTCCACTAACTGGCATGGCATCATGTGCATTACGCATCATGCAACTTCATTAATCAACACTATCGAGCAAGAATATTCTTGAGAAAAATTTACCTTGATGCCCTTTCTTTTAGTTTCCCCGAGTTCATTAAAAACTCACCTTGATgtcttttctatctagattcaccaccaAATTGATAATTTGATTCTTCTCATAAATCTCCTTGATTCATATTCGTTAAGAAGCTTAGAACTTCTCTTCTTGGTAAAAATCCTACTTTCTGCTAATACGAGAATGATCAACCGACCCTTTTCAGccgactttgatggtgattgtgtccacatatattatccacagtcacttgctgcaaaagctgaagccctggagctttttagtgtggaaaaacaattgattagttcacacagTGGCACAGTTAATCTCCAGTTGGATAATGACAGTAGAGTTGCTATGAAACTTATGTCTTCCAGAACCATATCGAGCAAGGAATTAGCAAATCAGCTGGCAATATTTACATCATTAAAATCAGCTATATTGATTAATCTA containing:
- the LOC120663818 gene encoding mugineic-acid 3-dioxygenase-like yields the protein MEQMLHQTPSHSSSIPDGFVLPADHLRPATAAGVVSLPVVDMSHGRDEVRRAILDAGKEHGFFQVANHGVPEQLLRDMEAVCHEFFQLPAADKAEFYSEDRSKPNRLFSGSSYETLGERYWRDCLRLAYPLPAGDTKDWPHKQPQRLRKVVGNYTALARGLAMEILRLLCEGMGLRPDYFVGDISGSRVAVDINHYPPCPDPSRTLGLPPHCDRDLITILLPGAVPGLEVTYKGDWIKVQPVPNSFVVNFGLQLEVVTNGMLRSVEHRAATNSAAARMSVATFIVPADDCVIGPAEEFVGEGRPPCYRTLRFADFKRMHNVVNLGSSLNQITNIKSNQE